A part of Aegilops tauschii subsp. strangulata cultivar AL8/78 chromosome 2, Aet v6.0, whole genome shotgun sequence genomic DNA contains:
- the LOC141041322 gene encoding uncharacterized protein → MDCMDRFKSALESCGLGDLGFVGDTFTWRNNNHTAANYIRERLDRAVATQAWCNRFTAYRVTNGDPRHSDHRPVIIDTDGAATIRRCLNNNLSPRFEAGWLEEEGCRDIVKSCWEKETQEEGKNVSGAVKGVLKELVDWNKNILGDLEKRIHRVKKELEAVRRKSVGQEQVNREHILRFKLSRLEEQLETYWKQRAHVNWMKGGDRNTKFFHAAATERRKRNRIRRLRKEDGSVVDKVEEMKEVATNYFRNLFTSRAGDLKAPGPDGMPSVFYKKCWDVVGDNIVAEVLNVLNGGPMPEGWNGTCVVLIPKVKSPESMKDLRPISLCNVVYKTVSKNKREGKEGYAAVKLDMSKAYDRVEWHFLEKMMRKMGFSEVLVGKNSVMHWLSWELLTRPKKDGGMGFRDIYGFNMAMLARQAWRMLTTPEYLCARVLKARYFPRTSILEAQAHPGISYTWRSILKGVALMKEGLICRVGDGTTIKIWSDPWLNKQGVRTPMTPRGGCLLTRVCELVDPDTQQWDERLVRDIFSPDEAKIILATPVREEYEDFYAWFDDSKGQFSVKSAYKLYVKERDAGLPGSSTLQTAGWEWKEIWTLPCQPKIQHFFWRLAHNSLPLKLNIKRRGIECDTVCVCCKRLDEDGAHLFPKCKLVKKIWRTLQLEDVRERLCTCTDASAVVQEILRLPENKKLLAICLLWRWWTWRNKVNAGETAVHLNSLPAEISHWATDSLAPPSTEQRLQPVQEWKKPREGSLKLNCDGAYSEVLGTGGWGFAVRDHNGDVRGSGAGSLRNVASAIQAEAEACAAGLEAAANWGMTNLQVELDSQVLVKALQVRASAARTRLTAAAARYLSLLECACSVVFPMKSSGDESGTAVMPSLVNVAMDGSIDSLVALFLQQLTITAAPDIARQVLDRMPTFEINQMGEID, encoded by the exons ATGGACTGCATGGACCGCTTCAAGAGTGCGCTGGAAAGTTGTGGTCTCGGTGATCTGGGTTTTGTTGGCGATACGTTCACATGGCGAAATAACAACCATACAGCAGCCAACTATATTCGGGAGAGGCTGGATAGAGCCGTGGCGACCCAAGCATGGTGTAACAGATTCACGGCCTACCGTGTGACTAATGGTGATCCACGTCATTCAGATCATAGGCCTGTGATAATTGATACAGATGGTGCAGCTACTATTAGGCGATGTCTGAACAACAACCTTTCCCCTCGTTTTGAGGCGGGGTGGCTGGAGGAAGAGGGGTGCAGAGACATAGTGAAGAGCTGCTGGGAGAAGGAGACGCAGGAGGAGGGGAAGAATGTTTCTGGGGCGGTGAAGGGGGTTTTGAAGGAGTTAGTTGACTGGAATAAGAATATCTTAGGTGACCTAGAGAAGAGAATTCATCGGGTGAAGAAGGAGTTGGAGGCAGTAAGGAGGAAGAGTGTGGGGCAGGAGCAAGTTAACCGTGAGCACATCCTTCGATTCAAGCTGTCCCGGCTTGAGGAACAATTAGAAACATACTGGAAGCAAAGAGCTCATGTCAACTGGATGAAGGGAGGGGATCGCAACACAAAGTTCTTTCATGCAGCAGCCACAGAAAGAAGGAAAAGGAATAGGATTAGGAGGTTGAGGAAGGAAGATGGGAGTGTAGTAGACAAAGTGGAGGAGATGAAGGAAGTAGCCACTAATTACTTCCGTAACCTTTTTACTTCCCGTGCAG GAGACTTGAAAGCTCCCGGGCCGGATGGGATGCCCTCGGTCTTCTACAAGAAATGTTGGGATGTTGTGGGCGATAATATTGTTGCTGAGGTGTTGAATGTCTTGAATGGTGGCCCAATGCCGGAGGGATGGAACGGGACGTGTGTGGTGCTTATCCCCAAAGTCAAGAGTCCAGAGAGCATGAAGGATCTTCGTCCAATCAGCCTCTGTAATGTCGTCTACAAGACAGTTTCCAAG AACAAAAGAGAAGGTAAAGAGGGTTATGCAGCGGTGAAGCTTGATATGAGCAAGGCATATGACCGAGTGGAGTGGCACTTCTTGGAGAAGATGATGAGGAAAATGGGATTCAGTGAG GTTCTGGTGGGCAAAAATAGTGTGATGCATTGGCTAAGCTGGGAGCTTCTGACAAGGCCGAAGAAGGACGGAGGGATGGGGTTCCGCGACATCTACGGCTTTAATATGGCCATGCTAGCACGGCAGGCATGGCGCATGCTGACCACGCCTGAATATTTGTGCGCCCGGGTCTTGAAGGCGAGATACTTCCCGCGCACGTCGATCCTAGAAGCACAAGCGCATCCGGGGATCTCGTACACATGGCGGAGCATACTGAAGGGAGTGGCACTGATGAAGGAAGGGCTCATTTGTCGAGTGGGAGATGGCACTACGATTAAGATCTGGTCTGATCCATGGCTAAACAAGCAGGGGGTGAGAACCCCAATGACACCTAGAGGAGGGTGCCTGCTAACAAGGGTCTGTGAACTAGTTGATCCGGATACACAGCAATGGGATGAGAGACTTGTTAGGGACATTTTTTCACCAGATGAAGCAAAAATTATTCTGGCTACACCTGTCCGAGAAGAGTATGAGGACTTCTATGCGTGGTTTGATGACAGCAAGGGCCAGTTCTCGGTTAAATCAGCGTACAAACTGTATGTTAAGGAGAGAGATGCGGGACTGCCGGGCTCATCTACGCTACAGACAGCTGGGTGGGAGTGGAAGGAAATATGGACTCTGCCCTGTCAGCCAAAGATTCAGCATTTCTTTTGGCGCCTCGCCCACAACAGCCTTCCTCTGAAGTTGAACATCAAACGAAGAGGGATCGAGTGTGATACCGTGTGTGTCTGCTGCAAACGCCTGGACGAGGACGGTGCACACTTATTCCCGAAGTGCAAGCTTGTCAAGAAGATATGGCGGACACTGCAGCTTGAAGATGTTAGGGAGAGGCTGTGCACATGCACAGATGCTAGTGCTGTAGTGCAAGAAATTCTCAGACTGCCAGAGAACAAAAAATTACTCGCTATTTGCCTGCTGTGGAGATGGTGGACCTGGAGGAACAAAGTAAATGCGGGAGAAACAGCTGTGCATTTGAATAGCCTGCCGGCTGAGATTAGTCATTGGGCAACTGATTCGCTGGCACCCCCCAGTACTGAACAGAGGCTGCAACCGGTGCAAGAGTGGAAGAAACCAAGGGAGGGTAGCCTGAAGCTTAACTGTGACGGGGCATACTCTGAAGTGCTTGGAACGGGTGGCTGGGGATTTGCAGTCAGAGACCACAACGGCGATGTGAGAGGTTCTGGTGCGGGTTCGCTGCGGAATGTTGCCTCGGCAATACAAGCGGAAGCAGAAGCATGTGCAGCAGGTCTGGAGGCAGCAGCGAACTGGggaatgacaaatctccaagttgaACTGGACTCTCAAGTTTTGGTGAAAGCACTACAGG TACGAGCGAGCGCCGCGAGGACGCGTTTGACCGCCGCCGCTGCTCGATACCTCTCGCTCCTCGAATGTGCCTGCTCCGTGGTCTTCCCCATGAAGTCCTCCGGCGATGAATCTGGTACGGCGGTGATGCCGTCACTGGTCAACGTGGCCATGGACGGCAGCATCGACTCGCTCGTGGCCCTGTTCCTCCAACAGCTCACCATCACAGCAGCTCCAGACATTGCACGCCAAGTGCTTGATAGAATGCCTACATTCGAGATAAATCAAATGGGAGAAATAGATTGA